A section of the Primulina eburnea isolate SZY01 chromosome 1, ASM2296580v1, whole genome shotgun sequence genome encodes:
- the LOC140839494 gene encoding serine/arginine-rich splicing factor RS31-like isoform X3 — MPRLFFSCFFFLPAGFAFVYFEDERDADDAIRGLDNIPFGYDRRRLSVEWARGERGRHRDGRAANQRPTKTLFVINFDPVRTRDRDIERHFEPYGKVLNVRVRRNFAFVQFETQEEATKALECTHMSKVLDRVVSVEYALRDDDERGSGRNNNSPRRDFGRRGGSPYQRSPSPEFRRSRPSPDYERARSPVYDRYNGPSFDRARSPEYARYRSRSPVRR; from the exons ATGCCTCGCCTCTTCTTCTCATGCTTTTTTTTTCTCCCTGCAGGGTTTGCTTTTGTGTATTTTGAGGATGAACGTGACGCAGATGATGCCATCCGTGGTCTTGACAACATACCCTTTGGGTATGACAGGCGCCGCTTGTCAGTAGAATGGGCAAGG GGTGAACGTGGTAGGCATCGTGATGGGAGAGCAGCAAATCAGAGACCTACTAAAACGCTGTTTGTTATCAACTTTGATCCTGTGCGTACTAGGGACCGGGATATAGAAAGACACTTTGAGCCTTATGGGAAGGTTCTCAATGTCCGTGTTCGCCGGAATTTTGCATTTGTGCAATTTGAAACCCAGGAAGAAGCCACAAAGGCTCTAGAATGCACGCACATGAG CAAGGTACTAGACAGGGTGGTTTCTGTTGAATATGCCCTGAGAGATGATGATGAGAGGGGGAGTGGAAGAAACAACAATAGCCCCAGAAGGGATTTTGGGAGGCGCGGAGGTAGTCCTTACCAGAGATCACCAAGCCCAGAGTTTCGTCGGAGTCGACCAAGTCCTGATTATGAGCGTGCTAGAAGCCCAGTTTATGATAGGTATAATGGCCCTTCATTCGACAGAGCCAGGAGTCCAGAATATGCAAGATACCGGAG CAGGTCACCTGTTCGAAGGTAA
- the LOC140839494 gene encoding serine/arginine-rich splicing factor RS31-like isoform X2 gives MRPIFCGNFEYETRQSDLERLFSKYGRVDRVDMKSGFAFVYFEDERDADDAIRGLDNIPFGYDRRRLSVEWARGERGRHRDGRAANQRPTKTLFVINFDPVRTRDRDIERHFEPYGKVLNVRVRRNFAFVQFETQEEATKALECTHMSKVLDRVVSVEYALRDDDERGSGRNNNSPRRDFGRRGGSPYQRSPSPEFRRSRPSPDYERARSPVYDRYNGPSFDRARSPEYARYRRSPVRR, from the exons ATGAGGCCGATATTCTGCGGAAATTTTGAGTACGAGACTAGGCAATCGGACTTGGAGCGACTGTTTTCCAAATATGGAAGGGTTGACCGCGTCGACATGAAATCTG GGTTTGCTTTTGTGTATTTTGAGGATGAACGTGACGCAGATGATGCCATCCGTGGTCTTGACAACATACCCTTTGGGTATGACAGGCGCCGCTTGTCAGTAGAATGGGCAAGG GGTGAACGTGGTAGGCATCGTGATGGGAGAGCAGCAAATCAGAGACCTACTAAAACGCTGTTTGTTATCAACTTTGATCCTGTGCGTACTAGGGACCGGGATATAGAAAGACACTTTGAGCCTTATGGGAAGGTTCTCAATGTCCGTGTTCGCCGGAATTTTGCATTTGTGCAATTTGAAACCCAGGAAGAAGCCACAAAGGCTCTAGAATGCACGCACATGAG CAAGGTACTAGACAGGGTGGTTTCTGTTGAATATGCCCTGAGAGATGATGATGAGAGGGGGAGTGGAAGAAACAACAATAGCCCCAGAAGGGATTTTGGGAGGCGCGGAGGTAGTCCTTACCAGAGATCACCAAGCCCAGAGTTTCGTCGGAGTCGACCAAGTCCTGATTATGAGCGTGCTAGAAGCCCAGTTTATGATAGGTATAATGGCCCTTCATTCGACAGAGCCAGGAGTCCAGAATATGCAAGATACCGGAG GTCACCTGTTCGAAGGTAA
- the LOC140813852 gene encoding uncharacterized protein — protein sequence MRGCCSEMVLQKKGPWTVEEDELLMNYIRGHGEGPWSWKSLPHRAGLLRCGKSCRLRWMNYLRPNIRRGNITPDEDDIIIRMHMLLGNRWSLIAGRLPGRTDNEIKNYWNTRLSKKKKFQGNILPLGIPRLPFRQGKNDPDLNASNNKGDINNKNVVGADHVYDHEPKYKKYENVENTARVKFSTPKPINGINTTSSSRVEVLAPKPIRVSASYSSKADTHASNITSALGNANNNSCNGRGENCKLIEEVHNFFDNEDIEDKNHGYEIFTDCLGIYDGCLKVPHQGNTENLVNNEHRTLEMVYEEYFQLLHS from the exons ATGAGAGGTTGCTGTTCTGAGATGGTGCTACAGAAAAAAGGTCCATGGACTGTTGAAGAAGATGAATTGCTAATGAATTATATTCGCGGTCATGGGGAAGGCCCCTGGTCCTGGAAGTCCTTGCCCCATAGAGCTG GGCTGCTTAGATGTGGAAAGAGCTGCAGGCTTAGATGGATGAACTATTTGAGACCCAATATCAGGAGAGGCAACATCACTCCGGATGAAGATGACATTATCATTAGAATGCACATGCTCCTTGGAAACCGGTGGTCCCTCATTGCTGGTCGTCTTCCAGGTCGAACTGATAATGAGATCAAGAATTACTGGAACACCCGTCTTAGTAAAAAAAAGAAGTTCCAAGGCAATATTCTCCCTCTCGGCATTCCCCGGTTACCCTTCAGGCAAGGTAAAAATGACCCTGATCTCAATGCTAGTAACAACAAAGGCGATATCAACAATAAAAACGTTGTGGGTGCAGatcatgtttatgatcatgagcCCAAATACAAGAAATATGAGAATGTGGAAAATACCGCAAGGGTTAAATTTTCTACTCCTAAACCAATtaatggaatcaatactactTCTAGTTCAAGAGTCGAAGTTTTGGCCCCAAAGCCGATTAGGGTTTCAGCTTCTTATTCATCGAAGGCAGATACACATGCTAGCAATATTACTTCTGCTTTGGGTAATGCCAACAATAATTCTTGTAATGGGCGTGGTGAAAACTGCAAACTAATCGAGGAAgttcataatttttttgataACGAGGATATCGAAGATAAAAATCACGGCTATGAGATTTTTACCGATTGTTTGGGGATTTATGATGGATGTTTGAAAGTTCCACATCAAGGGAATACAGAAAATTTAGTCAATAATGAGCACAGGACTCTAGAGATGGTTTATGAAGAGTATTTCCAGTTACTCCACAGTTAA
- the LOC140839467 gene encoding LOW QUALITY PROTEIN: dof zinc finger protein DOF3.7-like (The sequence of the model RefSeq protein was modified relative to this genomic sequence to represent the inferred CDS: deleted 1 base in 1 codon) → MDGAQWTQEICGTKSMATAPPNECTRAVMEKKVRPQKDQAINCPRCHSTNTKFCYYNNYSLTQPRYFCKSCRRYWTEGGTLRNVPVGGGSRKNKKSSSFISSPSLSMATAPSVSSQKQLPDMNPPSFASQNPTSHDQGQDLNLGFPVSQDYYHVIPQFLEFPKTENQNVINSISSSPSFNPTQLSALNFSRNGIEVRGLNPSIPLANADDNASPFASGFQFQEIKPSHPFSFDRFHGNSGRLSQENNIDESLLFPFGTMKRHSSTSTEMNPRKEQEDSNGYWNGILS, encoded by the exons ATGGATGGTGCTCAATGGACTCAG GAGATTTGTGGGACAAAATCTATGGCAACAGCTCCTCCAAATGAATGCACAAGGGCAGTAATGGAGAAAAAGGTGAGGCCTCAGAAAGACCAAGCCATAAATTGTCCAAGGTGCCATTCAACCAACACAAAGTTTTGTTATTACAACAACTATAGCCTCACTCAACCAAGATACTTCTGCAAGAGTTGTAGAAGGTATTGGACAGAAGGCGGAACCCTAAGAAATGTTCCGGTTGGAGGTGGTTCGAGAAAGAACAAGAAATCCAGCTCTTTTATTAGTTCACCTTCATTATCAATGGCAACTGCACCATCAGTTTCATCCCAAAAGCAGCTTCCTGATATGAACCCTCCGAGCTTCGCATCTCAGAACCCTACAAGCCATGATCAGGGGCAGGATCTTAATCTTGGTTTCCCAGTTTCACAAGATTACTATCATGTGATCCCTCAGTTTCTAGAGTTTCCCAAGACTGAaaaccaaaatgtcatcaactCTATTTCTTCT TCACCATCCTTCAATCCTACTCAACTTTCAGCTCTAAATTTTTCAAGGAATGGCATTGAAGTAAGGGGGTTGAATCCCTCTATCCCTTTGGCTAACGCAGATGATAACGCCAGTCCTTTTGCTTCTGGATTCCAATTTCAAGAAATCAAACCATCCCATCCTTTCTCCTttgatagatttcatgggaatTCTGGTAGATTGTCCCAAGAAAATAATATTGATGAAAGCCTACTGTTCCCTTTTGGAACCATGAAACGACATTCGAGCACAAGCACTGAAATGAATCCAAGAAAGGAACAAGAGGATTCAAATGGATACTGGAACGGAATTTTAAGTTGA
- the LOC140839490 gene encoding serine/threonine-protein kinase WNK8-like: MAIPIQSRAIAFRLLLHCVRGIFRRKSTNLFLPNCPPLILRQPLFFLFGFWVVFASGNLLLSWLLPLLLFFTVMRTSGGFGFSPSIGNCSDNLSAYSVNCCGYDQADVDYLETCPRARYVRYNEVLGKGAFKTVFKAFDQLDGIECAWNRVKIDDVLRSPEDLEKLYTEVHLLRQMKHENIIKFYDAWIDDKKKTINMITELFTSGSLRQYRKKHRSVDMKAIKNWARQILRGLDYLHSQNPPVIHRDLKCDNILVNGNCGEVKIGDLGLATIMQQPTAKSVIGTPEFMAPELYEEEYNELVDIYSFGMCILEMVALEYPYAECKNPAQIYRKVTSGVKPASLGKVASPEVKEFIEKCLVPASQRLSAKELLKDRFLQINHAKESPHDSLHIPREVLHSVRSITCGPRSMDIDSEYTLPVSSDSDCMSPSSSVLEFQRLHDNNEFRLKGKKNDDNSISLTLRIADHGGRVRNIHFLFYLDSDTALAVAAEMVEQLELADHDVAFIADLIDFLIIRILPNWKPTFDCHSSGEISASGLTLMRDLWEISPPDCPAESTVKQGDGSEFQMDPQICRQRQHDQTDLSGDSSFVSSYGAFIMSPCFIPARNNKLSDGSPTYEAMGEVSSIKNENASKDCNGEVSEMEFQDLYYDCVMHGFGNSSLECPSLDQLRRVSKAGSLTSSCSSLTLLDADPETHLKLELDAIETQYQQWFQELSRMRHEAMETTKKRWMTKKKVVFH; encoded by the exons atggcaatcccgatTCAATCCCGTGCAATCGCTTTTCGGTTGTTGCTGCACTGCGTCAGAGGCATTTTCCGACGGAAAAGCACGAACCTCTTTTTACCAAACTGCCCTCCTCTGATTCTTAGGCAGCCGTTGTTTTTTCTCTTTGGTTTTTGGGTTGTTTTTGCTTCTGGTAATTTACTTTTGTCGTGGTTGCTGCCGCTGTTGCTGTTTTTTACCGTGATGAGAACCAGCGGGGGTTTTGGATTCTCTCCTTCAATAGGAAATTGTAGCGATAATTTGTCAGCTTATTCTGTGAATTGTTGTGGATATGATCAGGCAGATGTTGATTATTTGGAGACATGTCCTCGGGCTCGATACGTTCGG TATAACGAAGTCCTGGGCAAGGGTGCATTCAAGACTGT TTTTAAGGCATTTGACCAGCTGGATGGGATAGAATGTGCGTGGAACCGAGTGAAGATTGACGATGTGTTACGCTCACCTGAAGATTTGGAAAAATTATACACCGAGGTGCATCTTCTTAGACAAATGAAGCATGAAAACATTATCAAGTTTTATGATGCATGGATTGATGACAAGAAAAAGACTATTAATATGATCACCGAGCTTTTCACCTCTGGAAGCCTAAGACA ATACCGTAAAAAGCATAGAAGCGTGGATATGAAGGCTATAAAGAATTGGGCGAGGCAGATTCTTCGAGGCTTAGACTATCTTCACAGTCAAAACCCGCCTGTAATTCACAGGGATTTGAAATGTGACAACATTCTTGTTAATGGTAACTGTGGGGAAGTTAAAATCGGGGACCTTGGATTGGCAACCATCATGCAGCAGCCTACTGCTAAGAGTGTCATTG GAACACCGGAATTCATGGCTCCAGAGCTTTACGAAGAGGAATATAATGAACTAGTTGACATATATTCCTTTGGAATGTGCATACTGGAAATGGTTGCTTTGGAATATCCTTACGCTGAATGCAAAAATCCAGCTCAAATATATAGGAAAGTTACATCA GGTGTCAAACCTGCTTCACTTGGCAAGGTGGCTTCTCCTGAAGTCAAAGAATTCATAGAGAAATGTTTGGTTCCAGCTTCTCAAAGGTTATCTGCAAAGGAACTTCTTAAAGACCGGTTTCTTCAAATTAACCATGCAAAAGAAAGCCCTCATGATTCATTACACATACCGAGAGAAGTTCTTCATTCTGTGAGATCAATTACCTGTGGTCCTCGTTCTATGGATATAGATTCTGAATATACTCTGCCTGTGAGTTCAGATTCTGATTGCATGTCCCCTAGTTCTTCTGTGCTGGAGTTTCAACGTTTACACGATAACAATGAATTTAGATTGAAGGGGAAGAAAAATGATGACAACTCCATTTCATTAACCCTTCGCATTGCTGATCACGGTG GCCGTGTGAGGaatatacattttcttttctaTCTCGATTCAGACACAGCGCTTGCAGTTGCGGCTGAGATGGTTGAGCAGTTAGAGTTAGCAGACCATGATGTTGCTTTCATTGCTGACTTAATTGATTTCCTAATAATAAGAATCTTACCGAACTGGAAGCCTACATTTGATTGCCACTCAAGTGGAGAGATAAGTGCAAGTGGCCTAACATTGATGAGAGATCTATGGGAGATATCACCacctgattgtccagctgagtCAACGGTCAAACAAGGTGATGGATCTGAATTTCAAATGGATCCTCAAATTTGTCGGCAACGGCAACATGATCAGACTGACTTGTCCGGGGATTCCAGTTTTGTGTCATCTTATGGAGCATTTATTATGTCTCCATGTTTTATTCCTGCAAGAAACAACAAACTTTCGGATGGATCGCCGACTTACGAGGCTATGGGTGAAGTCTCTTCAATAAAGAATGAGAATGCTTCTAAAGATTGTAATGGAGAAGTCTCTGAGATGGAGTTTCAGGATTTATATTATGACTGTGTAATGCATGGATTTGGAAATAGCAGTTTAGAATGTCCATCGCTCGACCAGCTACGAAGAGTTTCCAAAGCTGGGAGCCTAACAAGCAGTTGTTCGAGTTTGACTCTGCTTGATGCAGATCCTGAAACTCATTTGAAATTGGAGCTTGATGCAATTGAAACACAATACCAACAATGGTTTCAAGAACTTTCCAGGATGAGGCACGAGGCCATGGAGACTACCAAGAAGAGATGGATGACGAAAAAGAAAGTGGTTTTTCATTGA
- the LOC140839494 gene encoding serine/arginine-rich splicing factor RS31-like isoform X1 has translation MRPIFCGNFEYETRQSDLERLFSKYGRVDRVDMKSGFAFVYFEDERDADDAIRGLDNIPFGYDRRRLSVEWARGERGRHRDGRAANQRPTKTLFVINFDPVRTRDRDIERHFEPYGKVLNVRVRRNFAFVQFETQEEATKALECTHMSKVLDRVVSVEYALRDDDERGSGRNNNSPRRDFGRRGGSPYQRSPSPEFRRSRPSPDYERARSPVYDRYNGPSFDRARSPEYARYRSRSPVRR, from the exons ATGAGGCCGATATTCTGCGGAAATTTTGAGTACGAGACTAGGCAATCGGACTTGGAGCGACTGTTTTCCAAATATGGAAGGGTTGACCGCGTCGACATGAAATCTG GGTTTGCTTTTGTGTATTTTGAGGATGAACGTGACGCAGATGATGCCATCCGTGGTCTTGACAACATACCCTTTGGGTATGACAGGCGCCGCTTGTCAGTAGAATGGGCAAGG GGTGAACGTGGTAGGCATCGTGATGGGAGAGCAGCAAATCAGAGACCTACTAAAACGCTGTTTGTTATCAACTTTGATCCTGTGCGTACTAGGGACCGGGATATAGAAAGACACTTTGAGCCTTATGGGAAGGTTCTCAATGTCCGTGTTCGCCGGAATTTTGCATTTGTGCAATTTGAAACCCAGGAAGAAGCCACAAAGGCTCTAGAATGCACGCACATGAG CAAGGTACTAGACAGGGTGGTTTCTGTTGAATATGCCCTGAGAGATGATGATGAGAGGGGGAGTGGAAGAAACAACAATAGCCCCAGAAGGGATTTTGGGAGGCGCGGAGGTAGTCCTTACCAGAGATCACCAAGCCCAGAGTTTCGTCGGAGTCGACCAAGTCCTGATTATGAGCGTGCTAGAAGCCCAGTTTATGATAGGTATAATGGCCCTTCATTCGACAGAGCCAGGAGTCCAGAATATGCAAGATACCGGAG CAGGTCACCTGTTCGAAGGTAA
- the LOC140839474 gene encoding protein LEAD-SENSITIVE 1-like, producing the protein MGLLTNRVGRSEIKPGDHIYTYRAVFAYSHHGIYVGGGKVVHFTRVGTSSTSSDEQYSDTAECPTPDCGFRQPNSGVVLSCLDCFLRSGSLYCFEYGVRPSFFIAKVRGGTCTTAASDPVEAVIHRAMYLLQNGFGNYDVFQNNCEDFTLYCKTGLLSVDHLGIGRSGQASSVIGAPLAALLSSPLKLLLPSPVGVATVTAGMYCMSRYATDIGVRTDVIKVPVEDLAVNLGWANSEGGTTT; encoded by the exons ATGGGTTTGCTCACAAACAGAGTGGGGAGAAGCGAGATCAAACCAGGGGATCATATTTACACTTACAGAGCAGTGTTTGCTTATTCTCATCATG GTATCTATGTCGGGGGTGGCAAAGTAGTTCATTTTACCCGTGTTGGAACCTCTTCCACCTCCAGTGATGAACAATACAGCGACACTGCTGAATGTCCAACTCCTGACTGTGGGTTTAGGCAGCCAAATAGTGGAGTTGTCCTTTCTTGTCTTGATTGCTTCCTTCGAAGTGGTTCCCTTTACTGTTTCGAATATGGAGTGAGACCATCCTTTTTCATAGCTAAAGTACGTGGAGGCACTTGTACAACTGCAGCATCTGACCCAGTGGAAGCAGTCATTCATCGCGCGATGTATTTGCTTCAAAATGGATTTGGGAACTATGATGTGTTTCAAAATAACTGCGAGGATTTCACCTTGTACTGTAAAACAGGACTACTGTCGGTCGATCATCTAGGGATTGGAAGAAGTGGGCAAGCTTCTTCTGTCATTGGTGCACCATTGGCAGCTCTTCTTTCTTCTCCCCTAAAGCTTCTATTGCCTAGTCCAGTTGGTGTGGCGACTGTTACCGCGGGAATGTACTGCATGAGCAGGTATGCTACTGATATTGGTGTGCGGACTGATGTTATTAAGGTACCCGTGGAAGATCTGGCAGTGAATCTGGGTTGGGCAAATAGTGAAGGAGGTACAACAACGTGA